The DNA sequence GTACTCTGGTGGAGGCCTCTGGCTCATGGGCTGTGCATGTCCTCTAGGGTGAGAAGAAACATTAGAGGCAGAGGTAGCTCCTCTGTAGGCATAGCCTGTGTgactagagggagaggagagagagaaaaatgttaAGTAAACCAATAATGTAATTCACCAAATATCATTACATATTATTGAACTTTATGACTTACCTTGTAGTGGAACTATCTGCTATTGAGAAGCAGAGTATCACCCCTCCCAGAATACAAAGAATAGATCCTGCCCAACCAATGAACAAGGCAACCCCCAGTTCATACCTGGAAAACAGGGGAACAAAGGAGACTAGTTATTTAACAGCAGCATTACTTCATCCATGATCATGTGGGTCACTGctgtacagtggcttgtgaaagtattcacccccccttggcattttttcctATTTGTTGCCTTTCAACCTGGAGTTAATTTATTTTGGGGGATTTGtatcatgcctaccactttgaaaatgcaaaatgtttttggggtgaaacaaacaagaaataagacaaaaaacaacttgagcgtgcataactattcacccccccccaaagtcaatactttgtagagccaccttttgcagcaattacaactgaaagtgtcttggggtatgtctctataagcttggcacatctagccactgggatttttgcccattcttcaaggcaaaactgctccagctccttcaagttggatgattCACTGATATACAGCAATCTTTacgtcataccacagattctcaattggattgagttctgggctttgattaggccattctaatacatttaaatgtttccccttaaaccactcaagtgttgcttcagcagtatgcttagggtcattgttctgctggaaggtgaacctccgtcccaatctcaaatctctggaagactgaaacaggtttcccgcaagaatatccctgtatttagcgccagccatcattccttcaattctgaccagtttcccagtccctgtcgatgaaaaacatccccacatagtgttttccttgatatccaaaaagctaaattttagtctcatctgaccagagtaccttcttccatatgtttggggagtctcccacatgccttttagcGAACACCAAAGGTATTTGCTCATTTTTCTTTAAGCAAGGGCTTttatctggccactcttccataaagcccagctctgtggagtgtatggcttaaagtagtcctatggacagatactccaatttccgctgtggagctttgcagctccttcagggttatctttggtctctttgttgcctctgattaacaccctccttgcctggtccatgagcaGCCCTCCTTGGCAGGtttattgtggtgccatattttttaataatggatttaatggtgctccatgggatgtgaaacattttttatattttttttataacccaaccctgatctgtacttctccacatctttgtccctgacctgtttggagagctccttggtcttcatggtgccgcttgcttggtggtgccgcttgcttggtggtgccgcttgcttggtggtgccgcttgcttggtggtgccccttgcttggtggtgttgcagactgtggggcctttcagaacaggtgtatatatactgagatcatgtgtcagaccatgtgacacttagattggaCACAGGCGGacttatttaactaattatgtgacttctgaaggtaattggttgcaccagatcttatttaggggcttcatatgcacgcaccacttttctgttttttttatatatcattttttgaaacaagttattattTAAatgtcacttcaccaatttggacaattttgtgtatatccattacatgaaatccaaattaaaacccatttaaattacaggttgtaatgcaacaaaataggaaaaacaccaagggggatgaatatttttgcaaggcactgtatgtctgatCCTGTACATCAAATGAGTTACTCACTTCTGAGCGACAAACATGGGGTTAAAAAACTCAGATGTTATCCTGTGTGCATACAGGGAGCATGCAGACAACGAGCAGAGACCTGCAGAGAAGAAAAGAGCGTTCAGTGCTGCAGACTTGGTAAACTATGCCAGTATTGTCCATCAATGACTGTGACATGATAGTTACCGCTGAGTATGAAATTGACTCCGGCGATGCAAGCTGTCCTGGCTTTGCTTTGGTCTGATCCCCCAATCTTGGTGCACTTCATTCCGACCAAGGCGAAGACAGCACCAAAGAAGCCCAAACATACAGCAGTGATCATCAGACCCCGGCAGGCCTGGATGTAGCCTGGAAGAACAAGCGTCGACCACGTCAGACATCtgttacacatacagtgccttgcgaaagtattcggcccccttgaactttgcaaccttttgccacatttcaggcttcaaacataaagatataaaactgtatttttttatgaagaatcaacaacaagtgggacacaatcatgaagtggaacgacatttattggatatttcaaacttttttaacaaatcaaaaactgaaaaattgggcgtgcaaaattattcagcccccttactttcagtgcagcaaactctctccagaagttcagtgaggatctctgaatgatccaatgttgacctaaatgactaatgatgataaatacaatccacctgtgtgtaatcaagtctccgtataaatgcacctgcactgtgatagtctcagaggtccgttaaaagcgcagagagcatcatgaagaacaaggaacacaccaggcaggtccgagatactgttgtgaagaagtttaaagccggatttggatacaaaaagatttcccaagctttaaacatcccaaggagcactgtgc is a window from the Oncorhynchus tshawytscha isolate Ot180627B linkage group LG03, Otsh_v2.0, whole genome shotgun sequence genome containing:
- the LOC112245604 gene encoding claudin-10-like, with protein sequence MSNMVTEILAFILTTSGWVLISSTIPTDYWKVSSLDGTVITTATFWSNLWKTCVTDSTGVSNCKDFPSMLALDGYIQACRGLMITAVCLGFFGAVFALVGMKCTKIGGSDQSKARTACIAGVNFILSGLCSLSACSLYAHRITSEFFNPMFVAQKYELGVALFIGWAGSILCILGGVILCFSIADSSTTSHTGYAYRGATSASNVSSHPRGHAQPMSQRPPPEYSSSSRVQHFDKNAYV